ACGGTAACTCATGGATTGGCCTCCTTTTCGAAATTTTAGTCTTCTTTACGCAACCCTAAGCCAAGATCAGCCAACTTGTTTTTAACTTCTTCAAGTGACTTGCGGCCTAAGTTGCGCACTTTCATCATATCGGCTTCTGTTTTGTTGGTTAACTCCTGGACCGTGTTGATCCCGGCACGCTTCAAACAGTTGTAAGAACGAACCGACAAGTCAAGCTCTTCGATGGTCATCTCAAGCATCTTTTCCTTGTGTGTTTCTTCTTTTTCAACCATAATCTCGGCGTTTTTAGCCTCATCCGTCAGATTGACGAAAATATCCAGGTGTTCGGTCAGGATCTTCGCTGCTAAACTGATGGCTTCACGTGGTGAGATTGAGCCATTAGTCCAAACATCCAGCGTTAACTTGTCGAAATCATTCCGACGGCCAACACGGGTGCTTTCAACTTGATAGTTAACCCGGCTGATCGGGGTGAAAATCGAGTCGATCGGCAAAACACCGATTGGCATGTCATCAGACTTGTTCTGGTCAGCTGCCACATACCCGCGACCCTTTTTAACAGTCATACGTACATGGAAGTGCCCGCCGTCTGCAACAGTACAGATATACTGTTCAGGATTTAAGACCTCAACATCAGGATCAGTGACGATATCAGCAGCAGTTACCTTAGCCGGACCGTTGACATCAATTTCGATGTTCTTGTCTTCATCGGTATTCATCTTGAGTGCCAATTTTTTGATATTCAAAATGATTTGGGTGACATCTTCCAGCACACCATCGATTGTCGAGAACTCATGAAGTACCCCGTCAATCTGGATGCTGCTGACAGCTGCGCCCGGCAATGAAGAAAGAAGGATCCGCCGCAACGAGTTACCTAACGTAGTACCGTAGCCGCGTTCCAACGGTTCAACCACAAACTTGCCATAGTTGGTGCTGTCATCAACTTTGGTAATGTTCGGCTTTTCGAATTCGATCATCTAGTTTGTACCCCTTTCAAAACGAGAAGTGAAGATTTGTCTGCCTGACCGCCATAACGGTCGAAGGGTAACAATTAAACACGACGACGCTTTGGAGGACGAGAACCGTTATGCGGAACCGGTGTAACATCACGGATCGCAGTAACTTCAAGACCTGTTGCCTGAAGCGAACGGATTGCAGCTTCACGACCAGAGCCAGGGCCCTTAACCGCAACTTCAACCGACTTCATGCCATGTTCCATTGATTCTTTCGCAGCCGCTTCAGCTGCCATCTGCGCAGCAAACGGCGTTGACTTACGACTACCTTTAAAACCGAGTGCACCAGCAGAGGACCAAGCGATCGCATTGCCGCGAGGGTCCGTGATCATTACTAAGGTGTTGTTGAAAGTTGAGTGGATATGAGCCACGCCAGATTCAACGTTCTTGCGGACACGGCGCTTCCGCGTAGTTTTTCTACCTGCCATCGATCAATGACCTCCTTTAATTATTTTTTCTTACCTGCCATGCTTGCTTTCTTCCCTTTACGGGTGCGAGCATTGTTTTTGGTGTTTTGCCCGCGAACCGGCAAGCCACGACGATGACGGATGCCGCGATATGAACCGATTTCCATCAAACGTTTGATGTTCAGGTTCACTTCACGACGGAGATCGCCTTCAACTTTGTATGAATCCAAAGCTGCACGAATCTTGTCTTCTTGTTCTGGGGTCAGGTCATCTTGACGAACGTCTTCCGGAACACCGGCAGTCTTGAGAATCTTTTGAGCGGTTGTCTTGCCAACACCATAAATATAGGTTAAGGCAATGACGATTTGCTTACCACGTGGTAAGTCGACACCTGCGATACGAGCCATGTACAATGAC
Above is a window of Lacticaseibacillus casei DSM 20011 = JCM 1134 = ATCC 393 DNA encoding:
- a CDS encoding DNA-directed RNA polymerase subunit alpha; this translates as MIEFEKPNITKVDDSTNYGKFVVEPLERGYGTTLGNSLRRILLSSLPGAAVSSIQIDGVLHEFSTIDGVLEDVTQIILNIKKLALKMNTDEDKNIEIDVNGPAKVTAADIVTDPDVEVLNPEQYICTVADGGHFHVRMTVKKGRGYVAADQNKSDDMPIGVLPIDSIFTPISRVNYQVESTRVGRRNDFDKLTLDVWTNGSISPREAISLAAKILTEHLDIFVNLTDEAKNAEIMVEKEETHKEKMLEMTIEELDLSVRSYNCLKRAGINTVQELTNKTEADMMKVRNLGRKSLEEVKNKLADLGLGLRKED
- the rpsK gene encoding 30S ribosomal protein S11 produces the protein MAGRKTTRKRRVRKNVESGVAHIHSTFNNTLVMITDPRGNAIAWSSAGALGFKGSRKSTPFAAQMAAEAAAKESMEHGMKSVEVAVKGPGSGREAAIRSLQATGLEVTAIRDVTPVPHNGSRPPKRRRV
- the rpsM gene encoding 30S ribosomal protein S13: MARIAGVDLPRGKQIVIALTYIYGVGKTTAQKILKTAGVPEDVRQDDLTPEQEDKIRAALDSYKVEGDLRREVNLNIKRLMEIGSYRGIRHRRGLPVRGQNTKNNARTRKGKKASMAGKKK